In a single window of the Hoyosella subflava DQS3-9A1 genome:
- the rsfS gene encoding ribosome silencing factor — protein MTASDDAIRAARIAALAAADKKATNVVVLDVSEQLVITDCFVIASGSNERQVTAIVDSVEEKLREAGHKPARREGAREGRWALLDYVDVVVHIQHDDERNFYGLERLWKDCPAIEVEGLDAGSAPS, from the coding sequence GTGACAGCATCCGATGATGCGATCCGCGCGGCACGCATTGCCGCTCTCGCCGCTGCCGACAAGAAAGCGACCAATGTGGTCGTGCTAGACGTCTCCGAGCAGCTGGTGATCACGGACTGCTTCGTCATCGCGTCCGGCTCCAACGAACGCCAGGTGACAGCGATCGTCGACAGCGTCGAAGAGAAGCTACGGGAGGCTGGCCACAAACCAGCCCGCCGTGAAGGCGCACGGGAGGGACGCTGGGCGCTCCTGGACTACGTGGACGTCGTCGTCCACATTCAGCACGACGATGAACGCAACTTCTACGGTCTCGAGCGGTTGTGGAAAGACTGTCCCGCGATCGAGGTCGAGGGCCTCGACGCCGGATCCGCTCCGAGCTGA
- a CDS encoding histidine phosphatase family protein: MTTPARVRRLILLRHGQTVYNADARMQGQIDTELSELGVDQAVRAAQVLARCKPSAVFSSDLKRAHDTALALGAESGLEVITDARLRETHLGLWQGRTHTEVDTEYPGARAYWRDNATWAPPGGESRVDVARRSVPVVEELLEADEYADWSTRPIVLVAHGGLIAALTAQLLDLPVARWPILGGLGNASWVQLRHFSTAEQTSGQWRLDVWNSSAEVAPDAV, encoded by the coding sequence ATGACTACGCCAGCCAGGGTCCGGCGTCTCATTCTGCTCCGCCACGGACAGACCGTCTATAACGCTGATGCGCGCATGCAGGGCCAAATTGACACCGAGCTCTCCGAACTCGGAGTTGACCAGGCCGTCCGCGCTGCCCAGGTACTCGCCCGATGCAAGCCATCAGCAGTATTTTCGTCCGACTTGAAGCGCGCGCACGACACGGCGCTCGCGCTAGGCGCGGAATCGGGCCTCGAGGTGATCACTGATGCGCGTCTGCGCGAAACACACCTCGGATTGTGGCAGGGACGGACGCACACGGAAGTCGATACCGAGTACCCCGGCGCACGCGCCTACTGGCGAGACAACGCGACGTGGGCCCCGCCCGGCGGGGAGAGCCGCGTCGATGTCGCTCGGCGCTCTGTGCCAGTCGTTGAAGAACTACTCGAGGCCGATGAATACGCCGACTGGTCGACGCGCCCGATTGTGCTCGTTGCCCACGGTGGTCTGATCGCCGCCCTGACCGCTCAGTTGCTTGACTTGCCGGTGGCGCGCTGGCCGATCCTCGGGGGCCTCGGCAACGCCAGCTGGGTTCAGCTCCGCCATTTCAGCACCGCGGAGCAGACCAGCGGACAATGGCGGCTCGATGTGTGGAACTCGTCTGCTGAGGTCGCCCCCGA